One genomic region from Gossypium hirsutum isolate 1008001.06 chromosome D13, Gossypium_hirsutum_v2.1, whole genome shotgun sequence encodes:
- the LOC107919805 gene encoding protein FORGETTER 1 isoform X2 — protein sequence MPQPSIPPLPLAQQPPPAPAAGPAAPGVQVRCAGCRMILSVGPGVTEFVCPTCQLPQMLPPELMTRARINNPPPNQSSVPAHGIDPTKIQLPCANCKAILNVPYGLARFSCPQCGVDLAVDLNKMKQLFPPPQPRPPLPPEEVNEVAIEVEREEDEGGPVGETFTDYRPPKLSIGPPHPDPIVETSSLSAVQPPEPTYDLRIKDDLENSKTLSCLQIETLVYACQRHLQHLPSGARAGFFVGDGAGVGKGRTIAGLIWENWHHARRKAIWISVGSDLKFDARRDLDDVGAACIEVHALNKLPYSKLDSKSVGINQGVVFLTYSSLIASSEKGRSRLQQLVQWCGSGFDGLIIFDECHKAKNLVPEAGSQPTRTGEAVLEIQARLPEARVIYCSATGASEPRNMGYMIRLGLWGAGTSFPDFQSFLVALEKGGVGALELVAMDMKARGMYVCRTLSYKGAEFEVIEAPLEAEMEAMYKKAAELWAELRVELLSASAFHSNEKPNPSQLWRMYWSSHQRFFRHMCMSAKVPATVRLAKQALKEDKCVVIGLQSTGEARTEEAVTKYGLELDDFVSGPRELLLKFVDENYPLPEKPEPLQGDESVKELQRKRHSATPGVSLKGRVRKVAKWKPASDGESDEESDTDSGHESTESDDEFQICEICSSEEERKKLLQCSCCGKLVHPACLVPPITDLVPEKWSCYSCKEKTDEYMQARRAYIEELLKRYEQALQRKSKILDIIRSLDLPNNPLDDIIDQLGGPDEVAEMTGRRGMLVRASSGKGVTYQARNTKEVTMEMVNMHEKQLFMDGKKLAAIISEAGSAGVSLQADRRALNQKRRVHLTLELPWSADRAIQQFGRTHRSNQASAPEYRLLFTNLGGERRFASIVAKRLESLGALTQGDRRAGPTLSAYNYDSSYGKKALMVMYRGIMEQDNLPVVPPGCSSEKPETIQDFITKAKAALVSVGIVRDTVLGNGKDNGKFSGRIVDSDMHDVGRFLNRLLGLPPDIQNRLFELFISILDVLIQNARIEGNLDSGIVDMKANIIELQGNPKTVHVDQMSGASTVLFTFTLDRGITWESASTMLDEKKKDGLGSANDGFYESKREWLGRRHFVLAFESSASGMFKIVRPAVGESVREMTLAELKNKYRRISLLEKARRGWEDEYEVSSKQCMHGPNCKLGNFCTVGRRIQEVNVLGGLILPVWGTIEKALSKQARLSHRRLRVVRLETTADNRRIVGLLVPNAAVETVLQDLTWVQDIED from the exons ATGCCCCAACCGTCAATCCCTCCTCTGCCTCTCGCTCAACAACCACCCCCAGCCCCCGCCGCTGGGCCAGCCGCACCTGGTGTCCAAGTGCGCTGCGCCGGATGTCGAATGATCCTCTCTGTGGGCCCTGGCGTCACCGAATTCGTTTGTCCCACTTGCCAGCTGCCCCAAATGCTGCCGCCGGAGCTTATGACTAGGGCTCGCATTAATAATCCACCGCCTAACCAGTCATCGGTGCCCGCACATGGAATCGATCCGACCAAGATCCAACTACCCTGCGCTAATTGCAAGGCTATCCTCAACGTCCCTTATGGCCTGGCTAGGTTTTCTTGCCCTCAGTGTGGAGTCGATTTGGCTGTCGATTTGAACAAGATGAAACAACTCTTTCCTCCTCCGCAGCCCCGTCCACCTCTTCCTCCTGAGGAAGTCAacgag GTAGCAATTGAAGTGGAGAGAGAAGAAGATGAAGGTGGGCCAGTGGGAGAAACTTTTACTGACTAT CGCCCTCCAAAACTATCTATTGGCCCTCCTCATCCAGATCCTATTGTGGAGACATCTTCCTTATCTGCAGTGCAGCCACCTGAGCCTACTTATGATCTAAGAATCAAGGATGATTTGGAAAATTCAAAGACCTTGTCATGCTTGCAGATTGAGACATTGGTCTATGCTTGTCAG AGACACCTGCAGCACCTACCAAGTGGTGCTAGGGCAGGATTCTTTGTTGGAGATGGAGCTGGTGTTGGTAAAGGTCGAACAATTGCAGGGTTAATATGGGAGAATTGGCATCATGCAAGGAGGAAAGCTAT ATGGATTTCTGTTGGTTCTGACTTGAAGTTTGATGCAAGAAGAGACTTGGATGATGTTGGAGCAGCATGCATTGAAG TTCATGCTTTGAACAAGTTGCCTTATTCAAAGCTTGATTCGAAGTCTGTTGGGATCAATCAGGGAGTTGTATTTTTGACATATAGTAGTCTCATTGCATCTTCTGAGAAAGGTCGTTCTCGTCTGCAGCAGCTTGTGCAGTGGTGTGGATCAGGATTTGATGGACTTATCATATTTGATGAG TGCCACAAAGCCAAAAACTTGGTGCCAGAAGCTGGAAGTCAGCCAACTCGCACAGGTGAAGCAGTTCTAGAAATTCAG GCTCGACTTCCTGAAGCACGGGTTATTTATTGCTCTGCAACTGGGGCATCTGAACCACGCAATATGGGGTATATGATCAGGCTTGGTCTTTGGGGAGCTGGAACAAGTTTCCCTGATTTCCAGAGTTTTTTAG TTGCTTTAGAGAAAGGAGGTGTTGGGGCATTGGAACTTGTTGCAATGGACATGAAAGCAAG GGGAATGTATGTATGTCGTACCCTGAGTTATAAGGGAGCAGAGTTCGAGGTTATTGAAGCACCGTTAGAAGCTGAAATGGAG GCAATGTATAAAAAAGCAGCAGAGCTTTGGGCAGAGCTTCGAGTTGAATTGCTGTCAGCAAGTGCTTTTCATAGTAATGAGAAGCCTAACCCCAGTCAATTATGGAGAATGTATTGGTCAAGCCATCAG CGCTTTTTTAGACACATGTGTATGTCAGCTAAGGTGCCTGCTACGGTGAGGCTTGCTAAGCAAGCACTAAAGGAAGATAAGTGTGTGGTTATAGGCCTTCAGAGTACTGGGGAGGCACGGACTGAGGAAGCCGTGACCAAATAT GGTCTTGAACTTGATGATTTTGTTTCGGGACCCCGAGAATTGTTGCTGAAATTTGTAGACGAAAACTATCCATTACCTGAAAAGCCCGAACCTCTCCAAG GAGATGAAAGTGTAAAGGAACTTCAACGAAAGCGGCACTCTGCAACGCCTGGTGTTTCACTAAAAGGAAGAGTTAGGAAAGTTGCAAAATGGAAACCTGCTAGTGATGGTGAAAGTGATGAAGAATCTGATA CTGATTCTGGGCATGAGTCTACTGAATCTGATGATGAGTTTCAGATTTGTGAGATATGCAGTAGTGAAGAg GAGAGGAAGAAATTGCTCCAATGTTCCTGTTGTGGGAAACTTGTGCATCCTGCTTGTTTAGTTCCACCTATTACAGATTTAGTCCCTGAGAAGTGGTCATGTTATTCCTGCAAGGAGAAAACAGATGAATACATGCAAGCAAGGCGTGCATATATAGAGGAACTTTTAAAGAG GTATGAACAAGCGTTGCAGCGCAAATCAAAAATTTTGGATATAATTCGCTCTTTGGATCTTCCAAACAATCCCTTGGATGACATTATTGATCAG CTTGGAGGTCCTGATGAGGTTGCGGAAATGACAGGGAGGCGCGGCATGCTTGTAAGGGCTTCAAGTGGGAAAGGTGTGACTTACCAGGCACGGAACAC GAAGGAAGTGACAATGGAAATGGTCAATATGCATGAGAAGCAGCTCTTTATGGATGGTAAAAAGTTGGCTGCCATCATATCTGAAGCTGGATCAGCTGGTGTATCATTGCAGGCAGATAGAAGAGCACTGAATCAG AAAAGAAGGGTTCATTTAACATTGGAACTTCCTTGGAGTGCTGACCGAGCAATTcaacagtttggaagaactcatCGCTCCAATCAAGCTTCTGCACCTGAATACAG GCTACTTTTTACCAATCTTGGTGGTGAACGGCGGTTTGCATCGATTGTTGCCAAGAGGTTAGAATCTCTTGGAGCCTTGACACAGGGAGATCGCAG GGCGGGTCCTACATTGAGTGCTTACAACTATGATAGTTCTTATGGTAAAAAGGCATTGATGGTGATGTATAGAGGGATTATGGAGCAG GATAATCTGCCTGTTGTGCCTCCTGGATGTTCATCGGAAAAACCAGAAACAATTCAAGATTTTATCACAAAGGCAAAAGCTGCCCTTGTTTCTGTTGGAATTGTTAGGGATACGGTTCTTG GTAATGGGAAGGATAACGGAAAATTCTCTGGCCGAATAGTTGATTCAGACATGCATGACGTTGGTCGTTTCCTAAATCGTCTATTAGGACTGCCACCTGATATTCAGAATAG GCTATTCGAGTTGTTCATCAGTATCTTGGATGTCCTGATTCAGAATGCAAGAATTGAAGGAAATCTTGATTCTGGAATTGTTGACATGAAAGCTAACATAATTGAATTACAAGGAAACCCAAAG ACTGTCCACGTTGATCAAATGTCTGGGGCATCAACTGTGCTGTTTACTTTCACATTGGATCGTGGAATCACATGGGAg TCTGCAAGTACCATGCTCGACGAGAAGAAGAAGGATGGACTTGGTTCAGCCAATGATGGATTCTATGAGTCTAAAAGGGAATGGTTAGGAAGACGTCATTTTGTTCTAGCATTTGAGAG TTCCGCTTCTGGAATGTTTAAGATAGTCCGTCCAGCCGTTGGAGAGTCAGTAAG GGAAATGACTTTGGCAGAACTGAAGAACAAATACAGAAGAATCTCATTGCTAGAGAAAGCTCGTCGCGGGTGGGAAGATGAATATGAAGTTTCATCCAAACAG TGCATGCATGGCCCCAATTGTAAGCTTGGCAATTTCTGTACTGTCGGCAGAAGAATCCAGGAAGTTAATGTTTTGGGTGGCCTCATTCTTCCGGTTTGGGGCACAATTGAGAAAGCCCTTTCTAAGCAG GCCCGTCTCAGCCATAGGCGACTTCGTGTTGTACGGCTAGAAACCACTGCAGATAACCGGCGAATTGTTGGTCTTCTTGTTCCGAATGCAGCAGTTGAAACTGTACTCCAAG ATTTGACGTGGGTTCAAGATATTGAAGATTAA
- the LOC107919805 gene encoding protein FORGETTER 1 isoform X1, with protein MPQPSIPPLPLAQQPPPAPAAGPAAPGVQVRCAGCRMILSVGPGVTEFVCPTCQLPQMLPPELMTRARINNPPPNQSSVPAHGIDPTKIQLPCANCKAILNVPYGLARFSCPQCGVDLAVDLNKMKQLFPPPQPRPPLPPEEVNEVAIEVEREEDEGGPVGETFTDYRPPKLSIGPPHPDPIVETSSLSAVQPPEPTYDLRIKDDLENSKTLSCLQIETLVYACQRHLQHLPSGARAGFFVGDGAGVGKGRTIAGLIWENWHHARRKAIWISVGSDLKFDARRDLDDVGAACIEVHALNKLPYSKLDSKSVGINQGVVFLTYSSLIASSEKGRSRLQQLVQWCGSGFDGLIIFDECHKAKNLVPEAGSQPTRTGEAVLEIQARLPEARVIYCSATGASEPRNMGYMIRLGLWGAGTSFPDFQSFLVALEKGGVGALELVAMDMKARGMYVCRTLSYKGAEFEVIEAPLEAEMEAMYKKAAELWAELRVELLSASAFHSNEKPNPSQLWRMYWSSHQRFFRHMCMSAKVPATVRLAKQALKEDKCVVIGLQSTGEARTEEAVTKYGLELDDFVSGPRELLLKFVDENYPLPEKPEPLQGDESVKELQRKRHSATPGVSLKGRVRKVAKWKPASDGESDEESDTDSGHESTESDDEFQICEICSSEEERKKLLQCSCCGKLVHPACLVPPITDLVPEKWSCYSCKEKTDEYMQARRAYIEELLKRYEQALQRKSKILDIIRSLDLPNNPLDDIIDQLGGPDEVAEMTGRRGMLVRASSGKGVTYQARNTKEVTMEMVNMHEKQLFMDGKKLAAIISEAGSAGVSLQADRRALNQKRRVHLTLELPWSADRAIQQFGRTHRSNQASAPEYRLLFTNLGGERRFASIVAKRLESLGALTQGDRRAGPTLSAYNYDSSYGKKALMVMYRGIMEQDNLPVVPPGCSSEKPETIQDFITKAKAALVSVGIVRDTVLGNNLIAIQMSNGKDNGKFSGRIVDSDMHDVGRFLNRLLGLPPDIQNRLFELFISILDVLIQNARIEGNLDSGIVDMKANIIELQGNPKTVHVDQMSGASTVLFTFTLDRGITWESASTMLDEKKKDGLGSANDGFYESKREWLGRRHFVLAFESSASGMFKIVRPAVGESVREMTLAELKNKYRRISLLEKARRGWEDEYEVSSKQCMHGPNCKLGNFCTVGRRIQEVNVLGGLILPVWGTIEKALSKQARLSHRRLRVVRLETTADNRRIVGLLVPNAAVETVLQDLTWVQDIED; from the exons ATGCCCCAACCGTCAATCCCTCCTCTGCCTCTCGCTCAACAACCACCCCCAGCCCCCGCCGCTGGGCCAGCCGCACCTGGTGTCCAAGTGCGCTGCGCCGGATGTCGAATGATCCTCTCTGTGGGCCCTGGCGTCACCGAATTCGTTTGTCCCACTTGCCAGCTGCCCCAAATGCTGCCGCCGGAGCTTATGACTAGGGCTCGCATTAATAATCCACCGCCTAACCAGTCATCGGTGCCCGCACATGGAATCGATCCGACCAAGATCCAACTACCCTGCGCTAATTGCAAGGCTATCCTCAACGTCCCTTATGGCCTGGCTAGGTTTTCTTGCCCTCAGTGTGGAGTCGATTTGGCTGTCGATTTGAACAAGATGAAACAACTCTTTCCTCCTCCGCAGCCCCGTCCACCTCTTCCTCCTGAGGAAGTCAacgag GTAGCAATTGAAGTGGAGAGAGAAGAAGATGAAGGTGGGCCAGTGGGAGAAACTTTTACTGACTAT CGCCCTCCAAAACTATCTATTGGCCCTCCTCATCCAGATCCTATTGTGGAGACATCTTCCTTATCTGCAGTGCAGCCACCTGAGCCTACTTATGATCTAAGAATCAAGGATGATTTGGAAAATTCAAAGACCTTGTCATGCTTGCAGATTGAGACATTGGTCTATGCTTGTCAG AGACACCTGCAGCACCTACCAAGTGGTGCTAGGGCAGGATTCTTTGTTGGAGATGGAGCTGGTGTTGGTAAAGGTCGAACAATTGCAGGGTTAATATGGGAGAATTGGCATCATGCAAGGAGGAAAGCTAT ATGGATTTCTGTTGGTTCTGACTTGAAGTTTGATGCAAGAAGAGACTTGGATGATGTTGGAGCAGCATGCATTGAAG TTCATGCTTTGAACAAGTTGCCTTATTCAAAGCTTGATTCGAAGTCTGTTGGGATCAATCAGGGAGTTGTATTTTTGACATATAGTAGTCTCATTGCATCTTCTGAGAAAGGTCGTTCTCGTCTGCAGCAGCTTGTGCAGTGGTGTGGATCAGGATTTGATGGACTTATCATATTTGATGAG TGCCACAAAGCCAAAAACTTGGTGCCAGAAGCTGGAAGTCAGCCAACTCGCACAGGTGAAGCAGTTCTAGAAATTCAG GCTCGACTTCCTGAAGCACGGGTTATTTATTGCTCTGCAACTGGGGCATCTGAACCACGCAATATGGGGTATATGATCAGGCTTGGTCTTTGGGGAGCTGGAACAAGTTTCCCTGATTTCCAGAGTTTTTTAG TTGCTTTAGAGAAAGGAGGTGTTGGGGCATTGGAACTTGTTGCAATGGACATGAAAGCAAG GGGAATGTATGTATGTCGTACCCTGAGTTATAAGGGAGCAGAGTTCGAGGTTATTGAAGCACCGTTAGAAGCTGAAATGGAG GCAATGTATAAAAAAGCAGCAGAGCTTTGGGCAGAGCTTCGAGTTGAATTGCTGTCAGCAAGTGCTTTTCATAGTAATGAGAAGCCTAACCCCAGTCAATTATGGAGAATGTATTGGTCAAGCCATCAG CGCTTTTTTAGACACATGTGTATGTCAGCTAAGGTGCCTGCTACGGTGAGGCTTGCTAAGCAAGCACTAAAGGAAGATAAGTGTGTGGTTATAGGCCTTCAGAGTACTGGGGAGGCACGGACTGAGGAAGCCGTGACCAAATAT GGTCTTGAACTTGATGATTTTGTTTCGGGACCCCGAGAATTGTTGCTGAAATTTGTAGACGAAAACTATCCATTACCTGAAAAGCCCGAACCTCTCCAAG GAGATGAAAGTGTAAAGGAACTTCAACGAAAGCGGCACTCTGCAACGCCTGGTGTTTCACTAAAAGGAAGAGTTAGGAAAGTTGCAAAATGGAAACCTGCTAGTGATGGTGAAAGTGATGAAGAATCTGATA CTGATTCTGGGCATGAGTCTACTGAATCTGATGATGAGTTTCAGATTTGTGAGATATGCAGTAGTGAAGAg GAGAGGAAGAAATTGCTCCAATGTTCCTGTTGTGGGAAACTTGTGCATCCTGCTTGTTTAGTTCCACCTATTACAGATTTAGTCCCTGAGAAGTGGTCATGTTATTCCTGCAAGGAGAAAACAGATGAATACATGCAAGCAAGGCGTGCATATATAGAGGAACTTTTAAAGAG GTATGAACAAGCGTTGCAGCGCAAATCAAAAATTTTGGATATAATTCGCTCTTTGGATCTTCCAAACAATCCCTTGGATGACATTATTGATCAG CTTGGAGGTCCTGATGAGGTTGCGGAAATGACAGGGAGGCGCGGCATGCTTGTAAGGGCTTCAAGTGGGAAAGGTGTGACTTACCAGGCACGGAACAC GAAGGAAGTGACAATGGAAATGGTCAATATGCATGAGAAGCAGCTCTTTATGGATGGTAAAAAGTTGGCTGCCATCATATCTGAAGCTGGATCAGCTGGTGTATCATTGCAGGCAGATAGAAGAGCACTGAATCAG AAAAGAAGGGTTCATTTAACATTGGAACTTCCTTGGAGTGCTGACCGAGCAATTcaacagtttggaagaactcatCGCTCCAATCAAGCTTCTGCACCTGAATACAG GCTACTTTTTACCAATCTTGGTGGTGAACGGCGGTTTGCATCGATTGTTGCCAAGAGGTTAGAATCTCTTGGAGCCTTGACACAGGGAGATCGCAG GGCGGGTCCTACATTGAGTGCTTACAACTATGATAGTTCTTATGGTAAAAAGGCATTGATGGTGATGTATAGAGGGATTATGGAGCAG GATAATCTGCCTGTTGTGCCTCCTGGATGTTCATCGGAAAAACCAGAAACAATTCAAGATTTTATCACAAAGGCAAAAGCTGCCCTTGTTTCTGTTGGAATTGTTAGGGATACGGTTCTTGGTAACAATCTTATTGCAATTCAAATGA GTAATGGGAAGGATAACGGAAAATTCTCTGGCCGAATAGTTGATTCAGACATGCATGACGTTGGTCGTTTCCTAAATCGTCTATTAGGACTGCCACCTGATATTCAGAATAG GCTATTCGAGTTGTTCATCAGTATCTTGGATGTCCTGATTCAGAATGCAAGAATTGAAGGAAATCTTGATTCTGGAATTGTTGACATGAAAGCTAACATAATTGAATTACAAGGAAACCCAAAG ACTGTCCACGTTGATCAAATGTCTGGGGCATCAACTGTGCTGTTTACTTTCACATTGGATCGTGGAATCACATGGGAg TCTGCAAGTACCATGCTCGACGAGAAGAAGAAGGATGGACTTGGTTCAGCCAATGATGGATTCTATGAGTCTAAAAGGGAATGGTTAGGAAGACGTCATTTTGTTCTAGCATTTGAGAG TTCCGCTTCTGGAATGTTTAAGATAGTCCGTCCAGCCGTTGGAGAGTCAGTAAG GGAAATGACTTTGGCAGAACTGAAGAACAAATACAGAAGAATCTCATTGCTAGAGAAAGCTCGTCGCGGGTGGGAAGATGAATATGAAGTTTCATCCAAACAG TGCATGCATGGCCCCAATTGTAAGCTTGGCAATTTCTGTACTGTCGGCAGAAGAATCCAGGAAGTTAATGTTTTGGGTGGCCTCATTCTTCCGGTTTGGGGCACAATTGAGAAAGCCCTTTCTAAGCAG GCCCGTCTCAGCCATAGGCGACTTCGTGTTGTACGGCTAGAAACCACTGCAGATAACCGGCGAATTGTTGGTCTTCTTGTTCCGAATGCAGCAGTTGAAACTGTACTCCAAG ATTTGACGTGGGTTCAAGATATTGAAGATTAA
- the LOC107919806 gene encoding metacaspase-4 — translation MGKKAVLIGINYPGTKAELKGCINDVKRMYKCLIERYGFSEEDITVLIDTDNSYDQPTGKNIRRALNDLVRSAEPGDFLFVHYSGHGTRLPAETGDDDDTGYDECIVPCDMNLITDDDFRELVDKVPKGSRITIVSDSCHSGGLIDEAKEQIGDSSKPQGSEPESESGSSGFRSFLHHTVLDAFESRGIHVPSRLRHRDHHHDKEEVDDRGVNEDYDDSGYVKSRSLPLSTLIEMLKQKTGKDDIDVGKLRPTLFDMFGEDASPKVKKFMNIIMTKLQGSGDDGEGGGFMGKVGNLALQFLKQKLDDDEGYGKPALETEVSSKQEAYAGAGKHSLPDSGILISGCQTDQTSADASPSGNASKAYGALSNAIQTIIADSDGSITNKELVLKARQMLKKQGFTQQPGLYCCDHHVRAPFVCEY, via the exons ATGGGGAAGAAAGCTGTGTTGATTGGAATCAACTATCCAGGCACAAAGGCTGAACTGAAAGGCTGCATAAACGATGTGAAGAGAATGTACAAATGCCTTATAGAACGCTATGGATTCTCTGAAGAAGACATCACGGTATTGATAGACACCGATAATTCTTATGATCAGCCCACAGGGAAGAACATCAGAAGGGCTTTGAATGATCTTGTGAGATCGGCTGAGCCTGGGGATTTTCTGTTTGTGCACTACAGTGGCCATGGGACTAGGCTTCCTGCTGAGACTGGGGACGATGATGATACTGGCTACGATGAGTGCATTGTCCCCTGCGATATGAATCTCATCACTG ATGATGATTTCAGAGAGTTGGTGGATAAAGTCCCAAAAGGTAGCCGCATTACAATCGTATCAGATTCATGCCACAGTGGGGGATTGATTGATGAGGCCAAAGAGCAAATTGGTGATAGCTCTAAGCCCCAAGGTTCAGaaccagaatcagaatcaggttcAAGTGGGTTCAGGAGCTTCTTGCACCACACTGTACTAGATGCATTTGAATCTCGTGGAATTCATGTTCCTTCTAGATTACGCCACCGCGACCACCACCATGATAAGGAAGAGGTGGATGACAGGGGAGTGAATGAAGACTATGATGACAGTGGCTACGTCAAAAGCAGATCTCTGCCCCTCTCAACTCTAATTGAAATGCTCAAGCAGAAAACTGGCAAAGATGATATTGATGTTGGGAAGCTAAGGCCAACCCTTTTTGATATGTTTGGCGAAGATGCAAGCCCCAAAGTGAAGAAGTTTATGAACATCATTATGACCAAACTGCAGGGGAGTGGCGATGACGGTGAAGGGGGTGGTTTCATGGGGAAGGTTGGGAATCTGGCACTACAGTTTCTTAAACAAAAGCTGGATGATGACGAAGGATACGGTAAACCGGCACTTGAGACTGAAGTGAGTAGCAAGCAAGAGGCTTATGCAGGAGCTGGTAAGCACTCTCTTCCTGACAGTGGAATTCTTATCAGCGGCTGCCAGACCGACCAAACTTCAGCGGATGCCAGCCCATCAGGGAATGCAAGCAAAGCTTATGGAGCACTTAGCAATGCTATTCAAACCATAATTGCCGACTCAGATGGCTCAATTACTAATAAAGAGCTTGTTCTGAAGGCCAGGCAGATGCTCAAAAAACAGGGCTTCACTCAGCAACCCGGCCTTTACTGCTGCGACCATCATGTCAGAGCTCCATTTGTCTGCGAATACTAG